In the Urocitellus parryii isolate mUroPar1 unplaced genomic scaffold, mUroPar1.hap1 Scaffold_60, whole genome shotgun sequence genome, TTGTGGGATATTGTAGATACTGTTGGAGGTGCATTCAGTGTCTTCTCCCTGTTTTTCTTGATGGAATTTTTCTGTTGTAGTCATGGAGTTCCTGCTACCCAGTTGATACCACACACAGTGCTGGCAGTTTGTCTTTTTGGCACACATTACAGGACCATGATGGCCACATCTAGCCATGGAGAGGACTGCCGTATGCCCTGTGATCCTGAATTTTGAGCTGATTATAGAAATGGATGTTATTTTGAGATACCTTTTTTGAGGAAAGAGTGGGTATATACTGTCTATATGAGGAGGGTGCACGTGAGCATCTACCCTCAGGAGGGTGGTCTGGGCATAAATTGCCAACTGCCCATTGATgtgccttctctcccttccttgaTCACATAGGAAGACTGTTTAAATTTctcctgtttgtttttgtttttgtttttcctgtgagCAATGAAATACGAGCACAGTTGGATACCGTGTTCCAGCTTGGCTCATGACACACTCCCATGTATGTTCCTCTGAGCTCTGTTGGCTTTCTGTCTGGTGGAGACAGAGAGACCAGGGAAGCCCAGGATGACCTAAGTGCTGACGGCAGAATATCTACTGGTCATTTGGTGGAGGGTTTCTCTACTACCTGTTTAATGAGTAAGTAAGAAGCTTCTAATATGATTGTGCTTTTACgtatttgggacccccaaaatgGAGTAATTAGATCATCTTacctaataaaagaaatataattaaagaagGAATAGGAAATCCATACATTAGTAATTCCTTCTTGAATGCAACATCACTTACTTCTAGCCtcactttatcatttttatcaaCGTAACATTAGTAGCTATGCTACCTTAATCCACTATTTAATTTACTCTAATCAACATTATTTATGATGACAGAAGTAAAATTTTTGactcaaataataaattcaacaaaaagaataaatatataaggaaaGAGAGTACTAATAGTAGTGGGATCACAGAGTATGTAGAACTACagcttcataattttataaattatgggAATTTAAATGCTTTAAGATGTCCAATTCTCTACATACTTGTTAACACTTGAAatcatctttgttttcattttgttattctgGTGGATATAGAGTGATATTGTAATCTagtctgctttgcttttctctaatgaCTAGTGAAATTGAACtctttctatatttgtttttgccacttgttttttttcttttttccacaccttcgattttttcatattgttttctattttctttatataaagttttaataGTTTGCTAATAatccatttacttttttgttgtttatataaatatatgatttacATTGTATATTAAATTTTTGGCATACAAGTGTTaaagatacatttatttaaattataaatatttttatataaatgttttttcccattctttttctttggaggggattgaactcagggtcactcagctATTGAGCCAATctccagctgtattttgtattttattttcagacagtgtctcactgagttgctcagtatcttgccattgctgaggttcgctttgaacttgtgattatcctgtttcagcctcccaagtctctggcaTTACAGATGTCTGCCAACACACTAaggcccattctttttttttagtcattttttaatttatatatgacagcagaatgcattgtaattcatattacacatatagagcacagtttttcatatctctcgttgtatacaaagtacattcacaataatttgtgtcttcatatatgtactctggataataatgttcattgcattccaccatcatttctgacCCCATgcaccctctcttcccctcccacttctctaccctatctagaattcctctattcctcccatattccccctccctaccccactatgaatcagcctgtttatataagagaaaacattcagcgtttgattttttgggattggctaacttcacttagcattagctTCTCCAGTGCcagccatttacctgcaaatgtcatgattttattctttttcatttatgagtaatattgcattgtgtgtatatgccacatttttttaaaaattcattcatttattgaagggcatctaggttggttctacagattagctattgtgaattgtgctgctgtatactttgatgtggccgtgtccctgtagtatgctgtttttaagtcctttgggtatagactgaggagagggatagcagggtcaaatggtggttccattcccagattttcaaggaatctccatactgctttccatattggctgcaccagctTGCAGCCACACCAGCAGtaaatgagtgtaccttttccccaccaCCTTGCCAACacctattgttgtttgtcttcatactaactgccattctgactggagtgagatgaaatcttagagtggatttgatttgcatttctctaattgcttgtaatgatgaacattttttcatatatttgttgattgattgtatatcctcctctgagaagtatctgttcaggtccttggcccatttattgattggttttggggtgcttagctttttgatttctttatataccctagagatcagtgctctatctgatgtgtgaggggtaaagatttcctcccaagatgtaggctctctattcacgtattcagattgtttcttttgctgagaagaaactttttagtttgaatttcccatttattgattcttgatcttaattcttgtgccacaggagtcttattaaggaagttggggcctaatccttaatgatggagattagggcctactttttcttctattagacacagggtctctggttttattcctaggtccttttcactttgagttgagttttgtggatggtgagagataggggtttaaattcattttgttgcacacaggtttccagttttcccagcaccatttgttgaagaggctatcttttctccgatgcatgtttttggtgcctttgtctaatataagataattggaattttttgggttagtctgtgtgtcctctgttctgttctaTTGGTCTACCAatctgctttggtgccaatatcatgctgtttttgttactattgctctgtagtatagtttaagttctggtatagtgatgccacctgcttcactcttcttgctaaggattgctttagctattctggatcttttatttttccagatgaatttcaagactactttttctatttctatgaagaatatcattgggattttcattgaacttgcattaaatctgtatagtgcttttgatggtgtagttttgataatattaattttgcttatccaagagcaaggtagatctttccatgttctaaggtcttctttgatttctttgtttagggttctgtaattttcattatatagatctttacTACTTTGAgtatgttgattcccaagtattttattttgttcttgaggttattgtaaatgggatagttatcctattttccttttctgaggatttgtcactgatatatagaaattcatttgatttatgggtattgattttatagcctgttactttgctgaattcatttactagttctagaagttttctggtgaaacttttagggtcttctaagtATCGAATTGTATCATTGCAAATAGtaccaatttgagttcttcttttcctatgtgtatccctttaattacttttgtctgtctgattgctctgaccCGTGTTTCAAGGATTATGTCAAatagaaagaggtgaaagaaggcatccctgtcttgttccagtttttagagggaatgccttcaatttttctccattagaatgatgttggcctggggcttagtatagagagtctttatgatattgagatacattcctgttatccctagtttttctagtgttttggacatacagggtgctgtattttgtcaaatgctttttctgcatctattgggatggtcatatgattcttatctttaagtctattgatgtgatgaattacatttattgatttccatatgttgaaccaagcttGCAACCCTGGGATAagtcccacttgattgtggtgcattatctttttgatatgtttttgtatctgattttccagaattttattgagaatttttgcatctgtgttcattagagatattggtctgaagttttctttttttgatgtgtctttgcctggtttttggaatcagggtgatattggcctcaaagAATTAATATGGatatgctccttttttttttctcttttctgaaataaattgaagagtattggtattacttcttatttaaaaggtcttgtagaactgggctgtgtattcatctggtcctgggcttttctttgttggtaggcttctgatggtatcTTCTACTTTGTCTctagaaattgatctgtttaaattgtatatatcatcctgattcaatttgggcaaatcatatgactctagaaatttgttgatgccttcgatattttctattttattagggtacaaatttttaaaataatttcaaattatcttctgtatttctgtagtgtctttcgtgatatttactttttcatcacatatgttactAATTTGAgatttctctgtccttctctgtGTTATCATGGCTGAGGatctctcaattttatttattttttcaaagaaccaaccttttgttctgtcaatttttgcaattgtttcttttgtttcgatttcattgctttcagctctgattttaattatgtcctgtctttactacttttttttgtagttttgttctttgttttctaggactttgagatataatgttaagtcattttttgttgactttttcttcttttaaggaatgaactacatgcaatgaactttcctcttagaaccgctttcatagtgtcccagagattttgatatgttgtatctgtgctCTCATTCacctctcaaaattttttaatctcctccttgatgtcttctgcaattgTTTATTCAattgcatattatttagtctccaggtgttagagtagcttttatttctttttttatcattgatttctaatttcattccagtatggtctgatagaattcagGATAGTATCCCTACCAtcttatatttgctaagagttgctttgagACATAGTATATgctctattttaaagaaggagccatgtgctgatgagaagaaagtgtattctcttgttgaaggatgaaatattttatatatataaatctaagttattgattgtgttattgagttctacagtttctttattcagcttttgttttaaaaatctatctagtgatgaaagaggtgtgttaaagtcacccaaaattattgtgttgtggtctatttgactcttgaacttgagaagagtttgtttgatgaatgtggATTCTCCATTGTTtgagacatatatatttataattgttaagtcttgttagtgtatggttcccttgagcagtatgtattgtccttctttattctttttgattgactttagcttgaagtctactttatttgatatgagaatggaaaaccctgcttgcttccacagtccatgtgagtggtgtgGCTTTTCCCAACCCTttaccttcagtttgtggatgtcttttcctatgagatgagactcttagaggcagcatattgttggttcattttttttgttttgttttgtttttcactcaatctgctagtctatgtcttttgattggtgagtttaggccattaacattcagggttattattgtgacatgatttgtattaacagccatttttgtttacttttggtatttaacatgacttgatttctcctctgattaaattttcctttattgttaTACATCCCTCCattgcttttcattattttttttattttgtctttatggaatattttgctgaggatgttgtatagtgcaggctttctaattgtacattcttttaacttttgttgtcatggaaggttttcatttcatcctcaaatctaaagcttagtttgctggatataagattcttggttggcatccattttctttcagagcttggtatatgttgttccacaatctcctggctttgagtgtctgggttgaaaaatctgctgacatatgaattggtctccccctatatgtgatctgattcttttcgcttgtggcttttaagattctatcctaattctgtatgctaggcattttcattataacgtGTCTTgctgtagatctgttgtaattttgtacatttggtgtcctgtaagcctcttgtatttggttttccaattcattcttcatgcttgggaaattttctgatattacctcattgaagagattgtgcattcctttggtttggaactcaatgccttcttctatcccaataactcttagatttggtcttttgatgctgttccataatttttggatgttttgttcatggtttcttactatcatcactgtgtgatcaactttattttccagattgtatactttgtattcattatctgatgttctttcttccaagtgatctagtctgtttgttatgctttctattgagttttttttttttttaattttggttattgtatccttcatttcaaggatttctgagagttttatttttattttttcagagtctctatctctttcttgaagtaatcttttgctacccgTATTTGCCCTTTTATCTCTTcattggagtgatcaatttttgcctgtatttgctcatttaggtcattctttaattcacagatcattttaattatgaaccttctgaactccttctctgacatttcatcaactttgctgtccatgggttctgttattatagtgtcctggtttctttggggcactttcctcccttgtttttttttttttttttcatgttgtctatgtgtcttcctctcttgcaccTTGGATCTGAGATATTTCActttctaccctatattcttgtaggacctgtgcagattgtctgtacctcaccttgttgttgggcttccagaccctgctggtatccctcaatgaatgctactaCAACAAGCATAGGTTGTAGTAGATGGTGGAGGCAATAGCCAAAGTAACTTGAGATAAGAgttgaggtgccccaagatggaagcaatgtcttacagagaggGTCTGAAAGGGTGGGTCTCAAactctctttgggatgcctgttctgagatgcagctgtttctaggccctgtctattgtcaaaaagttaggggctattgcatggggaaggctatggcaatgactgcagtgtcccaagatggaagtgggttaggcatAGGCTCCCAGGTGGGGTTGGGGGGCAAACTCAGtcctaccctggacctgggtcctgcacaATCTGTGTGGGCAGATCTGGGCTGGGCCAATGCTCCTGtagtagtctgctggttggaagaggAAGTCCTGTATgggaggctgggctctggtgggtgtctgcaGGTGGAGGGATAGATCCcagcctactgtgagcctgggtccctcacaggctggtgtgggtggatccCAGGCCCATTCTTAATAGTGTACTTTGACTTACTTAGTAAATTTGAATATAACTCCAagtgtcctttttttctttatatttgtccTATTTTAATCCTTCTTATGAATTCTTTGACCAACCAAGAGAATAGGAAATAGtcttctgttttcttataaaagtcTTATGGATttactttccatatttttacCTGTATTCCTTCtgtaattgatttttctttatggtatTAGCTACGAGTTAGGATTCACTTTTTAATGTAACTGTCCAGTTGATTCAGCACCATGCATCCTCTTTTCCAATATACTCCAATGTTGTAGCATTATTATGTAACCTTACATGTATCTATGTGCTTCTGGACTCCATTAGACCAccttaattataataataaataacaagtcTTGATATCTGGTAATGTAGGTTTTCTGGTTCCCTCTTTGAGATTGGCTTTATGTCttgtggctctttgcttcttcATATACACTTTAGAAACAGCTTTTcagtatatagaatatttcattcatcaatgacTGGATGTActtccttctcagcagcacatagatcttTCTGTAATATAGACCCTGTTCTGCAAGCTGTCacatattttggcatattttctAAACATATTTTAGCATCTGTATAGTTATTTGGTGGATCCCtttcattgatattaatttttgtgttcttttttcgtGATTAGGCTTGTTTAGTTTTTATCAAGCTTAACTatgttatttcttctctatttcatatatttctatatttctctcctatccttatttttccttccaactacataatttgaaaataattttattgttattctagcttctttctgacATGAGAACTTTGAGTTAGAAATATTCAATGGAGTTACTGTTTCATCAcagagatcctgatattttaagcttttattatcacttagtttaaagcactatttattttttatttatttttagttgtagttggacacaatatctttattttatttatttatttttctgtggtgctgaggatcaaatcaagggcttcacatgtgcaaggtaagctctctaccactgagccacaaccccagcccccaaagctctccttgtttactttttaaatgctttattccttgacctctgagatatttatttttttattttttttttcaattgaataCATCAATATATTCTAAATTAATGGCTGATATTAAACATTACTATTTGGATAAGTTACATTATCTAGACTAAAATTATTTGGAAgtccaagaaaacagaaaaagcatgtggaaacagatatttattacagaatatttttaaaaaattaaatgccttaaacaaaaaacaataccATAAAGTGATAGACCTGGTAGCATGCAAATACTTCAGGTTGGAGAGGCATGTTTGCTCTTGATGAATGTACATATAATAAATTCCTGACATTTGACTCCAAAATGAATGTATGAATCGGCTGGACATGATTATATGACtaataatttaaagtaaaatataatcttAAAGGCAATTTAAACACTGGCATTCATCTATAGGAGTCCATTCAAGGTCAGTGACTGgaaagatatataaaaagaactgaggtAAAATCTTTAGGAAGCAATGCTGTGCCTATGAACATCTGTAAGATTCAGGCTCAACTTCTGCTTCTGATGAACCTGATTTGGAAAAGGATGTATAACATCCGTTACACATCTGTTTCAAACACAGTCTATTTCTAAAGTTACACATCtctttacaaataaatatcaagTATTAATAGCTGAAAGATGCCACTGGGATGGGCTCCAAAGTCTGCTGTTCTCATGGCCACCCCGAGACATATTTTAAGGCATCATTTTTAATCTTGGGGCTTTAAGAACATCTTTTTTGCTTTAACTGgttttatgtttccattttcatcttcttCGTAATTGGCACGGTCTCTTTTCTTGGCAAACTTTTTTCCAATTGTCCCCACCAAGGTCTCATATCTTCTAGCCATTTCCTCATCTGACACATCAAGCTCTACTatctcatcttcatcttcatcttctgttttgttcttagcATTCATCTGAAGCATCAATTTCTCAACTTCAGGATTAAATCCTCTGAATGACATTCTTCCATACAGAAGATCTTCACATAACAAGAAGCTCTGCTCCTCTATTATGacactctctttttctttaagctCTGGCAAATCCAAGTACCAGTGCTCTTCACTGAtgatcttcttttcttcttcctctagtTGTTTTTTGGTTTCTGAGTCCAGTCCCCTTTGCATGAACTTCATGCGCAGCAGGTTCTTGGACAACTTGGTCTTGCGCTCGGCCGCCATGCTGGCTCCAGCCACCAGCCTCGCCCACTAGCCCTCTcctctgagatatttataaatgtgccatgtaattttgaaatagttgacatgtgggggtggggttctAAATATCTTAAGGtaattgatttttaatgtattttttttatatagacaCAATAATTTTActtcatccatttttttatgtagtgcttaggATAAACCCAGTACtccacatttgctaggcaagcactctaccattgagctacaaccccagccccccaattaaGTGATTCTGGTATCCAATTATTTAAGCTGATCCTTCAGGATGAAAAAATCCTTCCTCCTATCTTCTACATCTATAGAAATCATATACTTCTTTCAAAGTTATGTACTAGTAACCCCTACTATAAATAcctttctttatctgttcacctTCTATGTTTGCCTAGTTTTATGTttaatcacatcagttacccttccattgattgacatattgcctttctagtgtctgatgtattctgctgtctgtcctattttctattatcccccctcccctcccctcccctccccttttctctctctaccccttctactgtagatttttaatgtattaaatcATGTAGGAAACAGAGTCAATAtttcaaattgaaaacaaaagtaattgcatggaaatggaaggcgatcctcagggttatacaaaatgtcatataagaggtaaggaggggtaagtcaagagaatacaaatggaagacatgatttacagtagaaggggtagagagagaaaaggggaggggaggggaggggaggggaggggaggggggatagtagacaataggacagacagcagaatacatcagacactagaaaggcaatgtgtcaatcaatggaagggtaactgatgtgatacagcaatttgtatacggggtaaaagcgggagttcataatccacttgaatcaaaccgtgtaatatgatgtattaagaactatgtaatg is a window encoding:
- the LOC144252829 gene encoding M-phase phosphoprotein 6, with translation MAAERKTKLSKNLLRMKFMQRGLDSETKKQLEEEEKKIISEEHWYLDLPELKEKESVIIEEQSFLLCEDLLYGRMSFRGFNPEVEKLMLQMNAKNKTEDEDEDEIVELDVSDEEMARRYETLVGTIGKKFAKKRDRANYEEDENGNIKPVKAKKMFLKPQD